The genomic stretch CCAATGGCGTACAGCGATGCTTTATTCATTGATGTGATATTCTTTCAGTTTACGGTATAATGTGCGTTCCGATATACCCAGGTCCATTGCAGCATCTTTGCGCTTGCCCCGATGTTTCCGCAGTGCCTTGATGATCAGCTCTTTTTCCTTTTCTGTGATGGAAAGGGATTCTTCTACCTCTTCATGTTCATGGAAGCCACCCTGGCCGGTGGGCAGGTGTGTTTGTTCTGCATGCCGGATGATGATGGACGAAGTATTCACAGGCTGAGTATTAGTGGGAATCATGCTGGGCTGAGCATGATGATCAGGGCTTACCGGAGCGGCTGTCATTGCATAGCCGGCTCGTTGAAATAGGGTTTCCGGATGCTGGAGCAAATCAAAGAACATTTTCTTGAGATCGTTGACATCTTTTTTCAGGTCAAAAAACAATTTGTAAAGAATATCCCGCTCTGTGGAAAAATCTTCTGTTTTTTCATGGGTGTGTGCCAATACGGGGAGGTTCATGATTTGCTGGTCTGACAGGTATTTTCGCAATTCATCAGCGTTTACTACCCGCTCTTGGCTCAGCACGGAGATTTGTTCGGCTACATTTTTCAATTCGCGCACATTACCTCGCCAGGGATAGTTGATGAGCAGTTCGATGGCATCGTCGGTGAGTTGTACAGGCGTGGTCCGATATCTTTCTGCAAAGTCAACTGCAAACTTTCGGAACAGCAAGGGTATATCTTCCTTGCGTTCACGCAATGGGGGCACGCGGATGGGCACGGTATTGAGGCGGTAGTACAGATCTTCCCGGAACTTATGCAATTGGGTGAGTTCCAGCAAATCCTTATTGGTAGCGGCTATTACACGTACATCCGTTTTCTGTACGCGCGAAGAACCTACGCGGATAAATTCACCGGTTTCCAGCACACGTAGCAATCGTGCCTGTGTGCCCAGCGGCATTTCACCGATTTCATCCAGGAAAATGGTACCGCCGTTTACGGTTTCGAAATATCCTTTCCGGGAGTCCACTGCACCAGTGAAGGATCCTTTTTCATGCCCAAACAATTCGGAATCGATGGTGCCTTCGGGTATGGCTCCGCAGTTAACGGCAATAAAGGGATTATGCTTGCGTGCGCTGAGGCTATGAATGATTTGGGAAAATACTTCCTTACCCACACCACTTTCGCCCATGATCAGCACGGTGAGATCTGTGGGTGCCACCTGCATGGCTACCCGCAGGGCATAGTTCAGCGCAGGCGAATTACCGATAATACCAAACCGGTTTTTAATGCTTTGCAATTCCACATCAATGCCGGGCATAGGCAAATTGTTTTTAGTTGATTCATACCAACCCATCCATGCATACGTCCTATGCAGGAGGGTTTGGATGATTTATGTTACCATTTCGGGTATGGTTTCTTCCACTACTTCGCCCAACAAGGTGGCAGCGGTACAGCCGGTAATATGCACGTTTACATACTGCCCTTTCCGGTAATGTTTTTTCGGGAAAACAACCATTTTATTCTGATCGGTACGACCACAAAAATCCTGATCACTTCGCTTTGATGGCCCTTCAATAAGTACGGTACGCACTTTTCCTACTTCTTTCTGCATATTTTTAAGAGCCAGTGTACGTTCTTTTTCCACAATTTCCTGAAGCCTTCTTTTCTTCACTTCCTGAGGTACATCGTCTTTATAGCGGCGGGCAGCAAGGGTGCCGGGGCGTTCGGAGTACATAAACATGTAAGCCATGTCATATTCGCAAATATCCATCAGACTCAGGGTTTCCTGATGATCGGCTTCGGTTTCGGTACAGAAGCCGGCAATAATATCGGTGGAAAGGCCGCAGTCAGGAAGGATTTCGCGGATACGTTCCACTTTTTTCAGATAACCTTCACGGGTATAGGTACGGTTCATGAGCTGCAGGATGCGTGTACTTCCGCTTTGCACAGGTAGATGAATATACTTGCAGATGTTCGGATAACGCGCCATGGTGTACAACACTTCATCGGTAATATCTTTGGGATGGGAAGTGCTGAAGCGTACCCGCAGCCACGGATTGATTTGTGCTACCATTTCAAGCAACTGAGCAAAAGTTGTTGCCTGCTGGGTTTGGGGATCAATCCAGTAATATGAATCCACATTTTGTCCCAAAAGGGTTACTTCACGATATCCTTGTTCAAATAATTCCTCACATTCCCGAAGGATGGATTGCGGTGAACGGCTGCGCTCACGTCCCCGCGTGAAAGGCACTACGCAAAAGGTGCACATATTGTTGCAGCCGCGCATGATCGACACAAAAGCAGTAACGCCGTTGCTGTTGAGGCGAACGGGGCTGATGTCGGCATAAGTTTCTTCCCGGCTGAGCAATACATTCACCGCTTTTTGTCCGCTCTCAGCTTCTGCAATGAGCGCCGGCAGGCTGCGGTAAGCATCGGGGCCTACCACCAGATCCACGAGTTTTTCTTCTTCTAGCAGGCGATGCCTGAGCCGTTCGGCCATGCATCCCAAAACGCCCACCAGCATGTCGGCTTTGTTTTTTTTGAGGCTTTTGAATTCCTGAAGCCGTTTTCTTACGGTCTGTTCAGCTTTTTCACGGATTGCACAGGTATTGATGAGCACCAGGTCGGCCTGTGCCGCATCTGTGGTCAGTCCATATCCCTGTTCTTTCAGAATGGCTGCCACAATTTCACTGTCGTTAAAATTCATCTGGCAGCCATAACTTTCGATATAACATTTCCGGGAAGATGTGGCAGATGCTTCTTCTTCCGGTTGCAGAGCTGTTCCCTGCCGGCTCTCGTCTATCCATTTCGTTGCACCAAACTGATTCATGCTGGGCTGTATTGAACATAGCAAAAATAGCAAATCGCCGGCATGCGACATGCCTTTTCCCGGAAAATGCCGTTATGGCTGTTTTTCCCGAATTCGTGTATGGTGCCCAGGAAAAGAATTTGTATCTTTCCTTCAGAACAGCCAACTATGGGTAGGATTTTTTGGGGGATTCTGGGTATGATGTTTTTTCTGCCGGGATATGGTCAGCAGGTGCTTTCGCTTACCCTAGATGGAGCCATCAATCCGGCCACCGCACAGTATGTGCATAGGGGCATTGAAAAGGCAGTGCAGATGCGTGCAGAAGCCGTGTTGATTCACCTTAATACGCCTGGTGGATTGTTGGAGTCAACCCGCCAGATTGTGGGGGATATGCTCGACGCATCTGTACCGGTGATTGTGTATGTAGCTCCGGCCGGTGCACATGCCGGGTCGGCTGGTGTATTTGTAACCATGGCAGCTCATCTTGCTGCCATGGCTCCGGGAACTAATCTGGGGGCAGCCCATCCCGTCAGCATGGGCGAGCAGGTAGACAGTGTGATGAATGAAAAAATTACCAACGACGCAGCTGCCTTTATCCGCACCATTGCTGAAAAGCGCCACCGCAACTTCACCTGGGCTGAACAGGCTGTTCGCAACAGCGTATCCATCACAGAAACAGAAGCTTTGCGGGAGCATGTCATCGATCTGATAGCCGATCGCGATGCAGATTTATTGCAAAAAGCCGATGGCAGGCGAGTGGCTCTTGCTGCCGGTGATACCGTAACCCTGCACACAGCTCATGCTACGCTGGAGCCTTTGCCTATGACCACAACCGAAAAAATCCTGGCCCTGATCAGTGACCCTAATGTAGCTTATGTGCTGCTTTTGCTAGGCATGTTCGGGATTTTGTTTGAACTGTACAATCCTGGAGGTGTGTTGCCGGGCATTATCGGCGTCATCTGCCTTATTGTAGCGTTTTATGCCATGAATGCCTTGCCGGTCAATTATGCAGGTGTGGGCCTCATCATCTTTTCGGTCATCCTTTTTCTGCTGGAAATCAAAATTGCCAGTCACGGAGCTCTGGCACTTGGAGGCATTATCTCCCTGCTCCTGGGTTCCATGATGCTGATTAAGCCCGATTCTTCCTTTGATGTGGTCCGGTTGTCGGGATCGGTGATTTTATTTTCCGTGCTGCTTACTGCATTGTTTTTCTTTGTAGTCATCGGTATTGGCCTGAAGGCGCAGCAACTCAAGCCGGTTACGGGCATTCAGGGTATGGTAGGCGAAAGAGGTGTAGCCATTACTTCGCTGAATCCCGCAGGCGCGGTAAGGGTGCATGGTGAACGATGGAATGCCATTGCAGAAGGTAGTCCCATAGCCGAAGGTGAGATTATTGAGGTAGTGCGCGTGGATAATCTTACCTTGTATGTAAAATCTGTAGCTTCATCATCTTAAAACGCACATATATGCAGTCCTTTTCTGTTTTCACTTTCGTTGTCATCCTGTTTATTATCCTGATTTTATTCAATGCCATCAAGATATTGAGAGAGTACGAGCGTGCCGTTATCTTCCGTTTAGGCCGACTGCTTCCCGGCGGAGCCAAAGGACCCGGCATTATTTTTTTGATTCCTGTCATTGATAAAATGGTACGTGTGAGTTTGCGAACCGTGGTAATGGATGTGCCCACTCAGGATGTGATCACACAGGACAATGTGTCAATAAAGGTAAATGCAGTTGTATATTTCCGCGTTATTGAACCTGAAAAAGCTATTGTGGAAGTGGAGAACTATCTATTCGCTACTTCCCAGCTTTCACAAACTACACTTCGCAGTGTGATGGGGCAGTCAGAGTTGGATGAAATTCTTTCCCAGCGGGAAAAAATCAATCAGAAACTCCAACAGATTATTGATGCGCATACGGCACCCTGGGGTATTAAAGTATCGAATGTAGAAGTAAAACAAATTGATCTTCCTCAGGAAATGCAACGCGCCATGGCCCGCCAGGCCGAAGCTGAACGCGAACGCCGTTCAAAGGTTATTGCAGCTGAAGGTGAGTATCAGGCTTCCCAACGACTTGCCGATGCGGCAAAAATTCTCAATGAACAACCCAGCGCACTTACGCTTCGTTATCTGCAAACCCTTCGCGAAATTGCTACAGAAAACAATTCAACCACTATATTTCCCGTACCGATTGATTTGCTGAAACCTTTTATTGAAAAACACAATGAAGGGAAATAATCTGCAACATTGCAAAAAGGGCAGAAGATACATGGTTCCAGCACTCTTCTGCCCTTTGTATTTTCATTTCCAGTAAATCAGATTATCGCAAACTCGCAAACAAGCCTATTCTTCCAAACCAATTGCTTACGTTATTGATTCCATTTTGGTTGTAGGGACTATATGCATATCCTGCCTGTATATTCAGTCCCACCGAGTTTGATTTTGTAAAAGGTACCTCCAAACCGACAGCAGGCGATACAGCGAATTTCCACCGGTTATCACTTTGCTTATATTCTCCCCACCATTGCTGGTAATCAATATTGTTCACACCTATTCCGAGAGACACATATGGATGCAGGAAATGATCCGTTGAAAAGCTGTATTGTCCGGTAGCCATGATCGGTATGGATTCAATTACATGTGTTTGCACAGCTGAAATATCACTACCGGGTTGATGATATACCTGTCTTGGAATTTTCTGATAATAATCTTGATAACCTCCACTCAAACCCACAGCCCAGTTGGCATTGATAGGATATAGCAGGGATGCATACCAACCCCGTGGGCTCACGTTGCCAACAAAATCATGTGCACTGCCAAGTGTGCCTGCCACGTTGTAATTCAAACTGAACAAAAGCGGATGACTGTTTGATGCATTTCGGTAGGCATATTGATCATCATTATTATGATAGGGATGATAAGCATGATAATCGCTTGGCGGATAGGGTGGATAAGGCGGATAAAAAACCTGTGCAAATGAACTGATGCTGATGACCGCCATAAATGATATCAATCCTATGAATCGTATGTTTTTCATGGCTATTTCTTTTTCATGAGTGAAACAATAGGTTTAGTTTGCTTTTAAATAGGGTGACTGATCAAAAACAGCCTGTATCTCAGTATCCACTGCCGAAGGATCATCCACGGCTTCACCTCTGATCTGTGCATTCCAGATCACTTTGATCTGATTGTTATTTTGGGCTGCGTTTTTCAGATCCAGCATATCAATAGTATAATAGGTCTGGCTTACCTGATAAAAGGTGTAAGTTGGTGGGAAATAATAACTGTATCCATAATAACCCCAGTAAAATGGATCCCAATAACCATACAAAGGATTATCCCAATAGCCGGGATAAATGGAAACACCTGTATACAGATTGCTGACTTTGGTTACGTTGATAGCCAGATCAGGATTCTGGCTTTTATCTACCAATGTATACCCTCTTGCCTGCATCAGTGAAATGATTTTT from Thermoflavifilum aggregans encodes the following:
- a CDS encoding sigma-54 interaction domain-containing protein, encoding MELQSIKNRFGIIGNSPALNYALRVAMQVAPTDLTVLIMGESGVGKEVFSQIIHSLSARKHNPFIAVNCGAIPEGTIDSELFGHEKGSFTGAVDSRKGYFETVNGGTIFLDEIGEMPLGTQARLLRVLETGEFIRVGSSRVQKTDVRVIAATNKDLLELTQLHKFREDLYYRLNTVPIRVPPLRERKEDIPLLFRKFAVDFAERYRTTPVQLTDDAIELLINYPWRGNVRELKNVAEQISVLSQERVVNADELRKYLSDQQIMNLPVLAHTHEKTEDFSTERDILYKLFFDLKKDVNDLKKMFFDLLQHPETLFQRAGYAMTAAPVSPDHHAQPSMIPTNTQPVNTSSIIIRHAEQTHLPTGQGGFHEHEEVEESLSITEKEKELIIKALRKHRGKRKDAAMDLGISERTLYRKLKEYHINE
- the miaB gene encoding tRNA (N6-isopentenyl adenosine(37)-C2)-methylthiotransferase MiaB; translation: MNQFGATKWIDESRQGTALQPEEEASATSSRKCYIESYGCQMNFNDSEIVAAILKEQGYGLTTDAAQADLVLINTCAIREKAEQTVRKRLQEFKSLKKNKADMLVGVLGCMAERLRHRLLEEEKLVDLVVGPDAYRSLPALIAEAESGQKAVNVLLSREETYADISPVRLNSNGVTAFVSIMRGCNNMCTFCVVPFTRGRERSRSPQSILRECEELFEQGYREVTLLGQNVDSYYWIDPQTQQATTFAQLLEMVAQINPWLRVRFSTSHPKDITDEVLYTMARYPNICKYIHLPVQSGSTRILQLMNRTYTREGYLKKVERIREILPDCGLSTDIIAGFCTETEADHQETLSLMDICEYDMAYMFMYSERPGTLAARRYKDDVPQEVKKRRLQEIVEKERTLALKNMQKEVGKVRTVLIEGPSKRSDQDFCGRTDQNKMVVFPKKHYRKGQYVNVHITGCTAATLLGEVVEETIPEMVT
- a CDS encoding NfeD family protein produces the protein MGRIFWGILGMMFFLPGYGQQVLSLTLDGAINPATAQYVHRGIEKAVQMRAEAVLIHLNTPGGLLESTRQIVGDMLDASVPVIVYVAPAGAHAGSAGVFVTMAAHLAAMAPGTNLGAAHPVSMGEQVDSVMNEKITNDAAAFIRTIAEKRHRNFTWAEQAVRNSVSITETEALREHVIDLIADRDADLLQKADGRRVALAAGDTVTLHTAHATLEPLPMTTTEKILALISDPNVAYVLLLLGMFGILFELYNPGGVLPGIIGVICLIVAFYAMNALPVNYAGVGLIIFSVILFLLEIKIASHGALALGGIISLLLGSMMLIKPDSSFDVVRLSGSVILFSVLLTALFFFVVIGIGLKAQQLKPVTGIQGMVGERGVAITSLNPAGAVRVHGERWNAIAEGSPIAEGEIIEVVRVDNLTLYVKSVASSS
- a CDS encoding slipin family protein produces the protein MQSFSVFTFVVILFIILILFNAIKILREYERAVIFRLGRLLPGGAKGPGIIFLIPVIDKMVRVSLRTVVMDVPTQDVITQDNVSIKVNAVVYFRVIEPEKAIVEVENYLFATSQLSQTTLRSVMGQSELDEILSQREKINQKLQQIIDAHTAPWGIKVSNVEVKQIDLPQEMQRAMARQAEAERERRSKVIAAEGEYQASQRLADAAKILNEQPSALTLRYLQTLREIATENNSTTIFPVPIDLLKPFIEKHNEGK
- a CDS encoding outer membrane protein codes for the protein MKNIRFIGLISFMAVISISSFAQVFYPPYPPYPPSDYHAYHPYHNNDDQYAYRNASNSHPLLFSLNYNVAGTLGSAHDFVGNVSPRGWYASLLYPINANWAVGLSGGYQDYYQKIPRQVYHQPGSDISAVQTHVIESIPIMATGQYSFSTDHFLHPYVSLGIGVNNIDYQQWWGEYKQSDNRWKFAVSPAVGLEVPFTKSNSVGLNIQAGYAYSPYNQNGINNVSNWFGRIGLFASLR
- a CDS encoding DUF4136 domain-containing protein, giving the protein MKHKILKMPGLVVLAIAGLTGLWAGCQKDPMNNLTLDETRLYITNYDTTAQFSTYKTFSIVDSVALVSNTQGYNRELTPADQELIQKIISLMQARGYTLVDKSQNPDLAINVTKVSNLYTGVSIYPGYWDNPLYGYWDPFYWGYYGYSYYFPPTYTFYQVSQTYYTIDMLDLKNAAQNNNQIKVIWNAQIRGEAVDDPSAVDTEIQAVFDQSPYLKAN